A region of Vitis vinifera cultivar Pinot Noir 40024 chromosome 15, ASM3070453v1 DNA encodes the following proteins:
- the LOC100265340 gene encoding putative disease resistance protein At1g50180, whose protein sequence is MAESIVTVFLEKLTDLLSQEAFLLSRVEEQVNLLSIDLEWMRHFLKDADAKRRYDPRIKLWVSQIRDVTYDAEDVIDRFMFEMNHQQQGSLKCLKFLKLRLVHKLESRIREINTKIEKIKAAKSTFVVETLPAASSPNEVVPHRERRAPIVEEVNVVGIQEDAKSVKQKLLNGEMRRAVVSIVGMGGLGKTTLAKKVYNDNDVQQCFDCHAWIYVSQEYTIRELLLGIAVRVGILSEEERSKMNESDLGNSLRDYLTTKKYLIVMDDMWRNEAWDRLGLYFPDSVNGSRVLITSRNKEIGLYADPQTIPHELSFLTEEESWELFLKKIFLAGSANAVCPRELEELGKKIVANCGGLPLAIVVLGGLLSRKEKTPLSWQKVLDSLTWHLNQGPDSCLGVLALSYNDMPYYLKSCFLYCGLFPEDSEIRTDKLIRLWVAEGFIQRRGEEIGEDVAEDHLQELVHRSMIQVAARSFDGRVMSCRMHDLLRDLATSEAKDTKFFEGYGSMDSTSPVSVRRLTIHQGVSNCSLYWT, encoded by the exons ATGGCTGAAAGTATTGTCACCGTTTTTCTAGAGAAGTTAACTGACCTGCTTTCCCAGGAAGCATTTCTACTCAGCAGAGTGGAAGAGCAGGTGAATCTGTTGAGTATTGACCTCGAATGGATGCGCCATTTTCTCAAAGACGCGGATGCGAAGCGCAGATATGATCCAAGAATCAAGCTCTGGGTGAGTCAGATCAGGGACGTAACCTATGACGCCGAAGATGTCATCGACAGGTTCATGTTCGAGATGAATCACCAACAGCAAGGAAGTCTCAAATGCCTCAAGTTCCTTAAGTTACGATTGGTTCACAAGCTCGAGTCTCGAATCAGAGAGATCAATACCAAGATTGAGAAGATCAAGGCTGCCAAATCAACGTTCGTTGTCGAAACCTTACCAGCTGCAAGCTCGCCCAACGAAGTTGTGCCACATAGAGAGAGGAGGGCTCCGATTGTGGAAGAAGTCAACGTGGTGGGAATTCAAGAGGATGCAAAAAGCGTCAAGCAAAAGCTGCTTAATGGAGAGATGCGGAGAGCTGTGGTGTCCATCGTGGGCATGGGTGGCTTGGGAAAGACTACCCTGGCTAAGAAAGTCTACAATGATAATGATGTCCAGCAATGCTTTGATTGTCATGCTTGGATTTATGTCTCTCAAGAGTATACAATCAGGGAGCTTTTGCTGGGCATTGCTGTTCGTGTTGGGATTCTCTCCGAAGAGGAAAGGAGTAAAATGAACGAGAGCGATTTGGGGAATAGTCTTCGTGATTACCTGACTACCAAGAAGTACTTGatagttatggatgatatgtgGAGAAATGAAGCTTGGGATAGGTTGGGCTTGTATTTTCCTGACTCGGTGAATGGCAGCAGAGTATTGATCACCTCACGCAATAAAGAGATTGGTCTTTATGCTGATCCACAAACCATTCCCCATGAACTTTCTTTTCTGACTGAAGAAGAGAGTTGGGAGCTCtttctcaagaaaatttttCTGGCTGGGAGTGCAAATGCTGTTTGCCCCAGAGAACTGGAAGAGTTGGGAAAGAAAATTGTAGCAAATTGTGGGGGTTTGCCCCTTGCAATTGTGGTCTTGGGAGGCCTTctatcaagaaaagaaaagacaccGCTCTCCTGGCAAAAAGTATTGGACAGCCTAACTTGGCACCTAAATCAAGGTCCAGACTCATGTTTGGGGGTCCTTGCTTTAAGCTACAATGATATGCCGTATTACTTGAAGTCCTGTTTCCTTTACTGTGGTCTTTTCCCAGAAGACTCAGAAATCAGGACAGATAAGTTGATCCGCTTGTGGGTTGCAGAAGGGTTTATACAGAGAAGAGGAGAAGAAATAGGGGAAGATGTCGCGGAAGATCACTTACAGGAATTGGTACATAGAAGCATGATTCAAGTGGCTGCCAGGAGTTTCGATGGAAGAGTGATGTCCTGTCGCATGCACGATCTGCTTCGAGACCTTGCCACTTCTGAGGCCAAAGATACAAAATTTTTTGAGGGATATGGAAGCATGGATTCTACATCCCCTGTTAGTGTTCGTCGACTAACCATTCATCAAG GCGTGTCAAATTGCTCACTGTACTGGACCTAG